From the genome of Spinacia oleracea cultivar Varoflay chromosome 2, BTI_SOV_V1, whole genome shotgun sequence, one region includes:
- the LOC110800268 gene encoding uncharacterized protein translates to MYATQSKRNMSFEYQAQIINYRPSLHTRRANLTVKFQDIYGFSVEGNVDDVNVLNEVREKVREQGRVWWALEASKGANWYLHTHVSSTLKASLKLSALANAITLKRLIRKGIPPVLRPKIWFALSGAAKKKSTVPESYYDDLIKATEGKATAATKQIDHDLPRTFPGHPWLDTSEGHAALRRVLVGYSFRDSYVGYCQGLNYVAALLLLVMKTEEDAFWMLAVLLEDVLVSDCYSNNLSGCHVEQRVFQDLLTQKYPRIAAHLEALEFDVSLVATEWFLCLFSKSLPSETTMRVWDVLFYEGAKVLFHVALAIFKMKEDELLLSHHVGDVINILQKTTHHMFDPDDLLTVAFDKIGSMTTNTISKQRKKQEPAVMKELDQRFRRLNSLKDAVGQ, encoded by the exons atgtATGCAACTCAGAGCAAAAGAAACATGTCATTTGAGTACCAGGCTCAAATAATCAATTACAGGCCAAGTCTTCATACAAGAAGGGCAAATTTGACAGTAAAATTCCAAGATATTTATGGGTTTTCAGTGGAAGGGaatgttgatgatgtgaatgtGTTGAATGAggtgagagagaaagtgagggaACAAGGTAGGGTTTGGTGGGCATTGGAAGCTAGCAAAGGTGCTAATTGGTATCTTCATACTCATGTTTCATCAACCCTTAAAGCATCCCTTAAATTGTCAGCTTTAGCTAATGCTATCACATTGAAGAGGTTAATTAGGAAAGGGATCCCCCCAGTTTTGAGGCCTAAGATCTGGTTTGCATTGTCTGGTGCTGCTAAGAAGAAATCGACCGTGCCTGAGAGTTATTATGATGATCTTATTAAGGCGACGGAGGGAAAGGCTACAGCTGCCACGAAACAGATTGATCAT GACTTGCCTCGAACTTTCCCTGGCCACCCTTGGTTGGATACATCAGAGGGGCATGCAGCTCTCCGACGTGTTCTTGTTGGGTACTCATTTCGTGATTCTTATGTTGGTTATTGTCAG GGTTTAAATTATGTTGCAGCATTATTATTACTCGTTATGAAGACAGAAGAAGATGCTTTTTGGATGCTAGCTGTCCTACTGGAAGATGTTTTAGTCAGTGACTGTTACTCAAATAACTTATCTGGGTGCCATGTTGAGCAAAGAGTTTTTCAGGATTTACTCACTCAAAAGTATCCAAG GATAGCTGCTCATTTGGAAGCCTTGGAATTTGATGTCTCCCTTGTCGCCACCGAATGGTTCCTGTGCCTCTTTTCGAAAAGCTTACCGTCAGAG ACAACTATGCGGGTATGGGATGTCCTTTTCTACGAGGGTGCGAAAGTTTTGTTCCATGTAGCTTTGGCTATATTCAAG ATGAAAGAAGACGAGTTGCTTCTGAGCCATCATGTTGGCGATGTAATAAACATATTGCAGAAAACTACTCATCACATGTTTGATCCTGATGATTTATTGACG GTGGCGTTTGATAAAATAGGTTCTATGACAACCAACACAATATCAAAGCAGAGGAAAAAGCAGGAACCGGCTGTGATGAAAGAACTTGATCAGAGATTTAGAAGACTAAATTCCCTGAAAGATGCAGTTGGGCAGTAG